A single Methanolobus sp. ZRKC5 DNA region contains:
- a CDS encoding ATPase domain-containing protein: MRFVDTIDGLNEVFETDIPKNSVVLVTGAAGTLKSGFTFQVLSNYLEQQDEYGLYITFEQSKENHLQNMDSMGISLSKKLHISDFSDYRVVYDDFSDDLLTILEENILQFKKEIGDKCTCVAIDSLGALYSLLNVEPQDLRKKMYRLLETLRREELTTFLILEEEKLSGIFDPSTGMEGYLADGIIELGLHLKGNVANRYLRVRKMRSASHSMEPWILAVSENGLKVYKGNF, encoded by the coding sequence ATGCGATTTGTGGACACTATAGATGGTTTGAATGAGGTTTTTGAGACTGATATACCCAAAAACAGTGTTGTGCTTGTAACCGGTGCGGCAGGTACTTTAAAGTCAGGTTTTACTTTTCAGGTTCTTTCTAATTATCTGGAACAGCAGGATGAATATGGCTTATATATAACATTTGAGCAAAGCAAAGAGAATCATCTTCAGAATATGGATAGTATGGGAATTTCCCTATCTAAAAAGCTACATATTTCAGATTTTAGTGACTACAGGGTCGTTTATGATGATTTTTCAGATGATCTTTTGACTATTCTGGAAGAGAATATACTTCAGTTCAAAAAGGAAATTGGAGATAAATGCACATGTGTAGCTATAGATTCCCTTGGTGCGTTATACTCTCTTTTGAATGTGGAACCTCAGGACCTAAGAAAAAAGATGTATAGACTGCTTGAAACCCTGAGACGCGAGGAACTCACAACATTTCTCATCCTTGAAGAAGAGAAGCTATCCGGTATATTTGATCCATCAACTGGTATGGAAGGTTACCTTGCAGATGGTATAATTGAGTTGGGACTACACCTTAAAGGTAATGTTGCAAACAGGTATCTGAGAGTACGAAAAATGCGTTCTGCTTCTCATAGTATGGAACCCTGGATTTTGGCAGTATCAGAAAATGGCCTTAAGGTCTACAAGGGTAATTTCTAA
- a CDS encoding DUF835 domain-containing protein, with translation MNGQKKGKVLIVDDESLNVKLLEAYLMHEYDIISASGGIEALGKVESHSPDLILLDLMMPDITGYEVCQTLKDSEKTRFIPIIMVTALSSLEDRIKGINAGADDFLTKPLDRIEIKTRVGSLLRIKKLHDELVAERDQAQNYLDLAGVMLLVLDENGIVRLINRKGCEILGYTEDEITGNDWFDSYVPDIFRENVRDVFKKLVSGESTANGDFEVPFLNSKKQKRIMSWNNIAINGPGCNVNGLLISGEDITERLEAESKIRRANEYLDNLLKASPIAILSLDYKKDIITANKNAADLLGYAVSELIARPIRDFAENVDLLDFADKKHFEMIFFTKHGEKVRMNVSTSLLTDDDGNQGLIVTLQDRSRLRGIFITPLTEDVEGNTKSNEVEMESGYMYLSDCEDPVKSYQLFSDLVRSGKPGLCITRHNPDKIRNTYGIAKTPIVWLTKNKMNGQQSIDSTELFKIYPTIADFVSKIDDGVVLMDGLEYLILDNDFLSVVKLIEQTNDAIMASSSRMVLQLDPNVLEKKEFHLLKRWMRSASGDSIGL, from the coding sequence ATGAATGGACAAAAAAAGGGAAAAGTGCTGATAGTCGATGACGAATCACTGAACGTCAAGTTGCTTGAAGCTTATCTCATGCATGAATATGATATAATTTCCGCATCTGGTGGAATTGAAGCACTGGGAAAAGTGGAGTCACATAGTCCGGACCTTATTCTTCTTGACTTGATGATGCCTGATATCACTGGCTATGAAGTATGTCAAACATTGAAAGATTCTGAAAAAACCCGCTTTATTCCTATTATAATGGTCACAGCCCTCTCAAGTCTGGAAGATCGCATAAAAGGTATCAATGCCGGTGCAGATGACTTTTTAACAAAGCCACTTGACAGGATCGAGATTAAGACAAGGGTAGGCTCTCTTCTTAGAATAAAGAAACTTCATGATGAGCTTGTAGCTGAAAGGGATCAGGCACAGAATTATCTCGATCTTGCAGGAGTTATGCTTCTCGTTCTTGACGAAAACGGTATTGTCCGTTTAATCAACAGAAAAGGCTGTGAGATACTTGGATACACTGAAGATGAAATTACTGGAAATGACTGGTTTGATAGCTACGTGCCTGATATTTTCAGAGAAAATGTCAGAGACGTATTTAAAAAGTTAGTATCTGGTGAAAGCACCGCAAACGGAGATTTTGAAGTACCATTTCTCAACAGCAAAAAACAAAAAAGGATAATGAGCTGGAACAATATTGCGATAAATGGCCCAGGGTGTAATGTGAATGGCTTGCTTATTTCAGGTGAGGATATTACAGAAAGACTTGAAGCCGAATCTAAAATAAGAAGAGCAAATGAATATTTGGATAATCTTTTAAAAGCATCACCAATTGCAATATTATCTCTTGATTACAAAAAAGATATCATTACTGCAAATAAAAATGCTGCAGACCTTCTTGGTTATGCAGTCAGTGAGCTAATTGCGAGACCTATAAGGGATTTTGCAGAAAATGTTGATCTGCTGGATTTTGCTGACAAAAAACATTTTGAGATGATATTTTTCACAAAACATGGTGAAAAAGTCAGAATGAATGTTTCAACTTCTCTTCTTACAGATGATGATGGAAACCAAGGACTCATTGTTACATTGCAGGACCGTTCCCGGCTAAGGGGCATATTCATCACTCCTCTTACTGAAGATGTTGAAGGGAACACGAAGAGTAATGAAGTCGAGATGGAAAGCGGTTATATGTATCTTTCAGACTGTGAGGATCCTGTAAAAAGTTACCAGTTGTTCTCTGATCTTGTCAGGAGTGGAAAACCAGGTCTTTGTATTACAAGACATAACCCGGATAAGATTCGCAACACGTATGGTATCGCAAAGACACCAATTGTCTGGCTGACAAAAAACAAGATGAATGGTCAACAATCTATCGATTCAACTGAACTTTTCAAGATATATCCTACAATAGCTGATTTTGTGAGTAAGATAGATGATGGTGTCGTTCTAATGGATGGTCTGGAGTACTTGATACTTGATAATGACTTTCTATCTGTGGTAAAACTGATAGAGCAGACCAACGATGCTATTATGGCTTCCAGTTCTAGAATGGTTTTACAGCTCGATCCAAATGTACTGGAAAAGAAAGAGTTCCACTTGCTTAAAAGATGGATGAGGTCTGCATCCGGGGATTCTATCGGCTTATGA
- a CDS encoding DUF434 domain-containing protein yields the protein MIENDYMIKTRLHDDMAEAATDIRYLLERGYKKDSSIRFAGDHYRLDKNDRYILARTVFSPETSKARKKKKIHREELKGKTLLVDGYNVLITLESMLGGERMWIADDSFLRDIQGVFNNHTNDNLTFQAVEKMLSFLLSTEIKKTDVLLDTQMKRSGELAAFIRKRMKELSIKGEARTSRHVDYDLKNCHPSYVVATADGIIIDSVKNVIDIPACIYRKWNKE from the coding sequence ATGATTGAAAATGATTACATGATCAAAACCAGGCTGCATGATGATATGGCAGAAGCTGCAACGGATATTCGCTATCTTCTTGAGAGAGGATACAAAAAAGATAGTTCGATCAGGTTTGCCGGTGATCATTACAGACTTGATAAAAATGATAGATATATACTTGCACGCACGGTGTTTTCACCAGAAACCTCAAAGGCTCGTAAAAAAAAGAAAATACACCGCGAGGAACTGAAAGGAAAAACACTCCTTGTAGACGGGTACAATGTGCTTATTACACTGGAAAGTATGCTCGGTGGAGAAAGAATGTGGATTGCAGATGATTCATTCCTGCGGGATATACAGGGAGTTTTTAATAACCACACTAATGACAACCTTACATTCCAGGCTGTTGAAAAGATGCTGTCTTTCCTTTTAAGTACTGAAATAAAGAAGACGGATGTACTTCTGGATACCCAGATGAAGCGCAGTGGAGAGCTGGCAGCATTCATCAGAAAAAGAATGAAAGAACTGTCAATAAAAGGAGAGGCAAGAACATCAAGGCATGTTGACTATGACCTGAAGAACTGCCACCCTTCATATGTCGTTGCTACAGCTGACGGAATTATTATCGATTCTGTGAAGAATGTTATTGATATTCCTGCCTGCATCTACAGAAAATGGAACAAAGAATGA
- the mptN gene encoding tetrahydromethanopterin:alpha-L-glutamate ligase translates to MKKIGIVVTDQKDWTADALMQEARKRGFETFSPNFGKMETSIGKNIEHRADRINLSELDAIIIRDMGPGTNDAHVFRFDVLCELEESGVIMINPPAAIQNAANKFHASCLISKAGINTPETFVTQNVEPALKRLETWKDAVIKPVFGYKGIDIKRIKDNEVIRPNGTPEKTTVYDLISGSINEKGMVYIQEFIENPGQDIRAFVVDGKVIGAIYRKAADGWWLNNLSQGGTPQKCKLTKKQEKMCIDAAKAIGAVFAGVDIIEGDKECFVLEVNATPSGAGIYKSLNINVAEHIIDTIENRL, encoded by the coding sequence ATGAAAAAAATAGGAATCGTGGTTACAGACCAAAAAGACTGGACTGCAGATGCACTTATGCAGGAAGCCAGGAAAAGAGGATTTGAAACTTTTTCCCCGAATTTTGGAAAAATGGAAACTTCCATTGGGAAAAATATTGAGCATCGTGCAGACAGGATTAACCTGTCTGAGCTGGATGCAATTATCATAAGGGACATGGGACCAGGAACAAACGATGCTCATGTGTTCCGCTTCGATGTCCTCTGTGAACTTGAGGAAAGCGGAGTCATCATGATCAATCCGCCTGCTGCCATACAGAATGCGGCAAATAAATTCCATGCAAGTTGCCTGATCTCAAAAGCCGGGATCAATACACCTGAAACTTTTGTCACACAGAATGTAGAACCGGCCCTTAAGAGATTAGAAACATGGAAAGATGCTGTAATTAAACCAGTATTCGGATACAAGGGAATAGATATCAAACGCATAAAAGATAATGAAGTGATAAGACCAAATGGAACTCCTGAAAAAACAACAGTATATGACCTAATTTCCGGCTCAATAAATGAAAAAGGAATGGTTTACATACAGGAGTTCATAGAAAACCCCGGCCAGGATATTCGTGCATTTGTTGTTGACGGGAAAGTCATAGGTGCCATCTACAGGAAAGCAGCGGATGGCTGGTGGCTGAACAATCTGAGTCAGGGCGGCACCCCCCAGAAATGTAAACTCACAAAGAAACAGGAAAAAATGTGCATTGATGCTGCCAAAGCCATAGGAGCAGTATTTGCCGGTGTGGACATTATTGAAGGAGACAAGGAATGTTTTGTCCTAGAAGTAAATGCAACTCCGTCAGGAGCAGGCATATATAAATCCCTGAATATCAATGTAGCAGAGCATATAATAGATACCATTGAAAACAGGCTATGA
- the pth2 gene encoding peptidyl-tRNA hydrolase Pth2 yields MTEYKQCIVIRDDLKLSKGKLAVQVAHAAVSASEWADRTTLEKWKEGGQKKVVLRVTALKDMFQLKEVARRQGLPTALIQDAGLTEISPGTVTVLGIGPAKANELDKVTGNLKLL; encoded by the coding sequence ATGACCGAATATAAACAATGTATTGTTATCAGGGATGACCTCAAATTATCAAAAGGAAAACTTGCTGTGCAGGTTGCGCACGCAGCAGTATCTGCTTCTGAATGGGCAGACCGTACAACCCTTGAGAAGTGGAAAGAAGGTGGCCAAAAAAAAGTGGTTCTAAGAGTGACAGCATTAAAAGACATGTTCCAGCTGAAAGAAGTAGCAAGAAGGCAGGGACTTCCTACTGCACTTATACAGGACGCAGGACTTACTGAAATCTCACCGGGAACTGTTACAGTACTTGGCATAGGACCTGCAAAAGCAAATGAACTCGACAAAGTCACAGGAAATTTGAAACTACTTTGA
- a CDS encoding transglutaminase family protein encodes MENTNLILHAILFVALIGVILSSGCLFEPLNEVGNIFNPSSVKLFQGEDYYQINADELTIPIVPATPISFYEDTPDELSSHLPGFEVSSYYYYTEFYEGSESVISIYVKNSGIAPIYIYQFGFYLIAEKELASHEAGITILPGEEKNIGTISIDVPENIEELELQPQMSLFAQTKSGTWHDYKKQYFEEIVIEVSDKAIIQEPDYALNPESIFTQINDKIEPFDVEVRTNAAASAKKYPGQYNIYQICSLFDDTKKNIQYISDPRGKDLWSTPGDTLKIGAGDCDDYAILLASLVESIGGTSRIYLTDTHAFAAVYIGNNTEDIGTAIGEYYGPVPIYYTTDQYGSWLMLDPTSSIYAGGLAGGTAPTDDGWTFLNTSKITVIDIAPQN; translated from the coding sequence ATGGAAAATACGAATTTGATACTGCATGCGATACTATTTGTGGCATTGATCGGGGTTATCCTTTCATCAGGATGCCTTTTTGAACCACTTAACGAAGTGGGGAATATTTTCAACCCATCCTCTGTAAAATTATTTCAGGGAGAGGACTATTATCAAATAAATGCCGATGAACTGACAATACCCATTGTCCCAGCTACGCCAATATCATTCTATGAAGATACACCAGATGAGTTGTCAAGTCATTTGCCTGGTTTTGAGGTTTCAAGCTACTACTACTATACTGAATTTTACGAAGGAAGCGAGAGTGTTATCAGCATATATGTGAAGAACAGTGGCATTGCACCTATTTATATATACCAGTTCGGTTTTTACTTAATAGCAGAAAAAGAGCTTGCATCGCATGAAGCTGGTATAACCATACTTCCCGGGGAAGAAAAGAATATCGGAACCATATCAATAGATGTTCCCGAAAATATTGAAGAGCTTGAACTCCAGCCACAGATGTCCTTGTTTGCGCAGACGAAATCAGGCACCTGGCATGATTACAAGAAACAATACTTTGAAGAGATTGTAATTGAAGTTTCGGATAAAGCTATAATTCAGGAACCAGACTATGCATTAAACCCCGAGAGCATATTCACTCAGATAAATGATAAAATAGAACCATTTGATGTGGAAGTACGGACAAATGCTGCAGCATCTGCAAAAAAATACCCCGGGCAATACAATATATACCAGATATGCTCATTGTTCGATGATACAAAAAAGAACATACAATACATAAGTGATCCCAGAGGAAAGGATCTGTGGTCCACTCCGGGTGACACTTTGAAAATCGGTGCAGGGGATTGTGATGACTATGCGATCCTTCTGGCATCATTGGTAGAATCCATCGGAGGAACCTCAAGGATCTACCTGACCGACACTCATGCCTTTGCAGCAGTATATATAGGTAATAATACAGAAGATATCGGAACTGCGATCGGAGAATACTATGGACCTGTACCAATATATTATACTACAGATCAGTATGGTTCATGGTTGATGCTGGACCCTACATCCAGCATATATGCAGGAGGACTAGCAGGAGGAACAGCCCCAACAGACGATGGATGGACTTTCCTGAACACCAGCAAAATCACAGTAATCGATATAGCACCCCAAAATTAG
- the truD gene encoding tRNA pseudouridine(13) synthase TruD: protein MIPAVEKKMGIDLYCTDTNGIGGVLRQETDDFIVREITNREEGDSGKYLILEVTKTNWDMHHLIRDMSRKLGISQKRIGFAGTKDKRATTTQKISIYDMSEEDVENFYLKDVEIKAIGRSHRSLGLGDLYGNEFRITIRDIDLKPDELEENLKRTTDEIIAFGGVPNFFGIQRFGAIRPITHMVGEQLLKGDFEKASLIYIAQSFPDEQDDVKEARDNACETRDFVEGLKTYPLRLRYERAMMHYLVENPGDFAGSFGVLSENISRMFIHAYQSYIFNRIICKRIELGLPLDEARPGDIICFKNKEGLPDVTKMQKSSEENVDGMNNLLRRRRAFVTAPLVGYNTEFASNVPGDIEREIYNETGMAQEAFRMKQMSALASKGLRREMLLYCEPVFETGEDELNPGKSKATLTFSLPKGSYATTVLREYMKVEPLKMS, encoded by the coding sequence ATGATACCAGCAGTTGAAAAAAAAATGGGAATAGACCTGTACTGTACAGATACCAATGGAATTGGAGGCGTACTGAGACAGGAAACAGATGATTTTATTGTCAGAGAGATTACAAACCGTGAAGAAGGTGACAGCGGAAAATACCTTATCCTGGAAGTTACCAAAACCAACTGGGATATGCACCATCTTATCAGGGATATGTCACGCAAACTTGGCATCAGCCAGAAGAGAATCGGATTTGCCGGTACGAAGGATAAAAGGGCAACGACTACCCAGAAGATCAGCATATACGATATGTCGGAAGAAGATGTTGAAAACTTCTACCTTAAAGACGTGGAAATAAAGGCCATAGGAAGGTCACACAGATCTCTTGGACTTGGTGATCTGTACGGTAATGAATTCCGCATTACCATAAGAGATATTGATCTTAAACCTGATGAACTGGAAGAAAATCTCAAGAGAACAACAGATGAGATTATTGCTTTTGGAGGAGTTCCTAACTTTTTTGGCATTCAGAGGTTCGGAGCTATCAGACCTATTACCCACATGGTTGGAGAACAACTCCTTAAAGGTGATTTTGAAAAAGCTTCACTCATATATATTGCACAGTCATTCCCTGATGAACAGGATGATGTGAAAGAAGCCAGAGATAATGCATGTGAAACAAGGGATTTTGTGGAAGGACTAAAAACATATCCACTGCGTCTCAGATATGAGAGAGCAATGATGCACTACCTTGTGGAAAATCCAGGAGATTTTGCAGGTTCATTTGGTGTGCTTTCTGAAAACATCAGCAGGATGTTCATACATGCTTACCAGTCATACATATTCAACCGTATCATCTGCAAAAGAATAGAACTCGGACTTCCCCTTGATGAAGCACGCCCGGGAGATATTATCTGTTTCAAGAATAAGGAAGGTCTGCCTGATGTCACTAAGATGCAGAAGTCCAGCGAGGAAAATGTAGACGGCATGAACAATCTCCTTAGAAGAAGGAGAGCATTTGTGACTGCACCTCTGGTGGGATACAATACTGAATTCGCATCCAATGTTCCTGGTGATATTGAAAGAGAAATATATAACGAGACTGGAATGGCACAGGAAGCATTTAGGATGAAACAAATGTCAGCTCTTGCATCAAAAGGACTGCGCAGGGAAATGTTACTCTACTGCGAACCTGTATTTGAAACCGGAGAAGACGAACTAAATCCGGGGAAAAGCAAGGCAACACTCACTTTTTCTTTGCCAAAGGGAAGCTATGCAACAACTGTCCTCAGGGAATATATGAAAGTAGAACCATTGAAAATGAGCTAA
- the pyrG gene encoding CTP synthase (glutamine hydrolyzing): MKYIIVTGGVMSGLGKGITTASIGRNLKNKGHKVTAIKIDPYINIDAGTMSPFQHGEVYVLKDGGEVDLDLGNYERFLDTELTREHNLTTGKIYESVISKERRGEYLGKTVQIIPHITNEIKDRIRRVAAKSGADICMIEVGGTVGDIESMPFLEAVRQMHREEPKENLAFVHVTLVPMDAQGDQKTKPTQHSVKELRQLGLKPNIIVTRCKEPLLEGTISKISHFCDVSEEAVISAHDAKDIYEVPLMMEEEGLTDFLVKHLDLSSSGSDDAWAKMVDRMHNLNGNVRIGIVGKYTHLEDSYLSISASIKHAAIECGVNYEVCWINAESFEEEPDTISCLSEYDGILVPGGFGERGTEGKIKAIQYARENDIPYLGLCLGMQLAVIEFARNVAGLENANSTEFDENTPYPVIDILPEQENVVDMGATMRLGDYYADLKAGSLAESIYGQSQIVERHRHRYEVNPNYVEKIENHGMVFSGKNRNRMEIAEIPGKKFFFGSQFHPEFKSRPGRPSPPFKAFIQAMVGK, encoded by the coding sequence ATGAAATATATCATAGTGACCGGCGGAGTAATGAGTGGGCTTGGAAAAGGAATTACCACTGCTTCTATTGGGCGTAACCTAAAGAACAAGGGGCATAAAGTTACGGCCATCAAGATCGATCCTTACATCAATATTGATGCAGGTACTATGAGTCCTTTCCAGCATGGTGAGGTTTATGTTCTTAAAGACGGGGGTGAAGTAGACCTTGACCTTGGAAATTATGAACGTTTCCTTGATACGGAACTTACAAGGGAGCACAATCTGACCACCGGAAAGATATACGAATCTGTGATCTCCAAGGAACGCAGAGGGGAGTATCTGGGAAAGACCGTACAGATAATTCCTCACATAACTAATGAGATCAAGGACAGGATTCGCAGAGTTGCTGCAAAGAGTGGCGCTGATATTTGTATGATAGAGGTCGGTGGTACTGTTGGTGACATTGAAAGTATGCCTTTCCTGGAAGCTGTAAGACAGATGCACAGGGAGGAGCCAAAGGAGAATCTGGCATTTGTGCACGTGACCCTTGTTCCCATGGACGCGCAAGGTGACCAGAAAACAAAGCCTACACAGCATTCTGTGAAAGAGTTAAGGCAGTTAGGTCTCAAACCTAACATCATAGTTACCAGATGTAAAGAACCCTTGCTTGAAGGCACAATTTCAAAAATATCACATTTCTGTGATGTATCCGAGGAAGCGGTCATAAGTGCTCATGATGCAAAGGATATCTATGAAGTACCTCTTATGATGGAGGAAGAAGGACTCACTGATTTTTTGGTAAAACATCTGGATCTGAGTTCCTCAGGATCAGATGATGCCTGGGCTAAGATGGTTGACAGAATGCACAATCTTAATGGTAATGTCAGGATTGGGATTGTGGGAAAATACACACACCTTGAAGATTCATACCTGAGTATAAGTGCTTCCATTAAACATGCTGCCATCGAGTGCGGTGTTAATTACGAAGTATGCTGGATAAATGCAGAATCCTTTGAAGAAGAGCCTGATACAATATCATGTCTCTCAGAATATGATGGTATACTTGTTCCCGGTGGTTTTGGGGAAAGAGGTACTGAAGGTAAGATAAAAGCCATACAGTACGCAAGAGAAAATGATATCCCCTATCTTGGTCTTTGTCTTGGAATGCAGTTGGCTGTCATAGAGTTTGCCAGAAATGTGGCAGGTCTTGAGAATGCTAACAGCACAGAATTTGACGAAAACACACCATATCCTGTAATTGATATACTTCCTGAACAGGAAAATGTAGTTGATATGGGTGCAACTATGAGACTTGGCGATTACTATGCAGACTTAAAGGCAGGTTCACTTGCTGAGAGTATTTACGGTCAGTCCCAGATAGTAGAGCGTCACAGACATAGGTATGAAGTGAATCCTAATTATGTTGAGAAGATAGAAAACCACGGAATGGTCTTTTCCGGTAAGAACAGAAACAGGATGGAAATCGCTGAGATTCCCGGTAAGAAGTTCTTCTTTGGATCACAATTTCATCCGGAATTTAAATCCCGTCCTGGAAGACCATCACCACCTTTCAAAGCTTTCATTCAGGCAATGGTAGGGAAATAA
- a CDS encoding methytransferase partner Trm112, with protein sequence MKKNLMDILACPVCKGDLVLNIEKEDTNEVISGTLYCSACNEYYPIEGGIPNMLPPDLRE encoded by the coding sequence TTGAAAAAGAACCTTATGGATATTCTTGCGTGTCCTGTATGTAAAGGAGATCTTGTCCTTAACATCGAAAAGGAAGATACCAACGAGGTTATATCGGGCACTCTGTACTGTTCTGCATGCAATGAATACTATCCTATAGAGGGGGGTATACCAAATATGCTTCCTCCTGATCTAAGAGAATAA
- a CDS encoding nucleoside recognition domain-containing protein, producing MFSIFLKVLDFAIPILIMIFVGLFGTGILIELGFMQKFSGIVKPLFKYTNLPDTCASSFMVALGSTVAANSMVVNFKEGGCINERETMLCALLNSTPAYVREIITYQIPIVLPALGPVVGGFYVMVFILTAIIKVSAVIILSRIFLKKNRCQYEENISSKKVTLKDAIKKSLKRNRKLFTKIAVIYLSMTTLVFILRERGAFELFNVLPLADLFGIPSESIVPLTSYVASPILGISLLGPMISNNGISYIQAMIVLMLGSMFMLPVFSIRSLLPRYVSIFGPRIGIRIVAFSTGISILVRFCILLILLSIA from the coding sequence ATGTTTTCCATTTTCCTTAAGGTACTAGACTTTGCAATTCCCATTTTGATAATGATATTCGTAGGACTTTTTGGGACAGGTATCCTTATAGAACTTGGGTTCATGCAGAAATTTTCAGGAATTGTGAAACCTCTTTTCAAGTATACAAACCTTCCCGACACATGCGCATCATCTTTTATGGTGGCACTGGGCTCTACTGTTGCTGCAAATAGTATGGTTGTGAATTTTAAAGAAGGTGGATGTATCAATGAGAGAGAAACTATGCTCTGTGCATTGCTCAACAGCACACCTGCATATGTAAGGGAAATTATAACCTACCAAATCCCCATAGTCCTCCCGGCACTTGGACCGGTAGTCGGAGGTTTCTATGTAATGGTATTCATATTAACTGCAATTATAAAGGTCAGTGCAGTTATAATACTTAGTAGGATATTCCTCAAAAAGAACAGGTGCCAGTATGAAGAAAACATTTCATCAAAGAAAGTCACCCTGAAAGATGCGATTAAAAAATCTCTGAAGCGCAATCGTAAACTGTTCACCAAGATAGCGGTCATTTATCTATCGATGACCACACTTGTTTTCATACTCAGGGAAAGAGGAGCTTTTGAATTATTCAATGTATTGCCGCTTGCTGATCTTTTCGGCATCCCGTCTGAAAGTATTGTACCGCTCACAAGCTACGTTGCAAGCCCCATTCTTGGAATATCACTATTAGGTCCTATGATAAGTAATAACGGAATATCATATATCCAGGCAATGATAGTACTTATGTTGGGAAGTATGTTCATGCTCCCTGTATTCAGTATCAGGTCCCTTTTACCACGCTATGTGTCTATATTTGGCCCACGCATAGGAATCAGAATTGTAGCTTTCTCTACGGGAATCAGTATATTAGTCCGATTTTGTATCCTGCTAATACTCCTATCAATAGCATAA
- a CDS encoding response regulator, with the protein MVKVMIVDDAAFMRMVIKDILTKNGHEVVGECVDGLDAVQKYPQLKPELVFMDIVMPNMEGIDALKKIMEMDPAAKVVMCSSIGQQSVVTDALKTGALDFIVKPFDAAKVLEVIGKVI; encoded by the coding sequence ATGGTAAAAGTAATGATTGTAGATGATGCTGCATTTATGCGTATGGTCATCAAGGATATACTAACAAAAAATGGTCATGAAGTGGTAGGCGAATGCGTCGATGGACTTGATGCCGTACAAAAATACCCACAATTAAAACCAGAACTGGTTTTTATGGATATAGTCATGCCAAACATGGAAGGAATCGATGCTCTGAAAAAGATAATGGAAATGGATCCAGCTGCAAAAGTGGTCATGTGTTCATCTATTGGACAGCAATCTGTTGTAACTGATGCACTCAAGACCGGCGCTCTTGACTTTATAGTTAAACCATTTGATGCAGCAAAAGTCCTGGAAGTAATTGGAAAAGTAATCTAA